A segment of the Trifolium pratense cultivar HEN17-A07 linkage group LG7, ARS_RC_1.1, whole genome shotgun sequence genome:
CTTTGACATCCCATTTACCAAATTCAGGTATCGGTGTTGCCTTATGTTCCTGTCAAGTCAAACGTGTTTTTAATAATCTGACGGTTATGATTCACTCGacaacattataaaaatatttccaCCAATTGtgtgtatatgaattaaattcGAAACATTATAAGATCATATATATAAGGAATATTACCACATAGTTATTAAAGGAATTGCTTCGATTCCCGTGTCTACTATGATTTGAAGAGAAGCTACCAATGTTACCACTACCTCCTTTGGACACACTCCTTTTGTGATCTGATTGTGAAGTTTTGTTGATGACAGAGCGATGATCAACATTGCTTTTTTCATTTCCAAACTCTGATTTGAAGCTATCTTTACTTTCCCTACTTCTGCGGCGTTGCAAATGGCGTGTAGAATTGTTTTTCAGTAATTCATGGCTTCCTTTCTCCGTTGAACTTGAACTTGCTTTGTGAGAGTAAGTATGAGATGATTTCACTTCATCTTCATTTACATTTTTGCCAACTTTATTGAAGGCTTCTGGATTTTCCATTGGATCGTTTGGATTCATCATGAACCCGGCTTTTTCTCTGCGTGCACTCTCGAAACATGCACTGTATGGAATGTTGTCTGCTTCCCAATTGCCAAACTTTGGAACGTGAGAACGCTGCTAACAATGAGTCATTGGAGAAAGATTTGTTAAACATGATATTTGATATATCAGCTTATTTTAACAAGCTACACAATGAATGAGTTGCGCCGCTAAACCTTTCTATGTAGCAAAAACCAATTCTTCGGGAAAAACAATTCTCTGAAAATAAATAGAATTGGTTGATTTGCCATCCAACTTGAAGGCCAACAAGCTGAATGCTggcaaacaaaaaatatctGAGCCTAATATGACTTAGAATAGCAAATCAGATTCTAAAGCAAACACATAAATTAATGCACAAGTATACAACAATTGATCACAAAGTTCGGTCAACTGTGTTCTCCATATCCGACAGCAGAGTGATTGTTGTAGTTTTCTATTATGCAATGAGTTAAGGATATGGAGGACAAAGTTTGATTACCCTTGAATCATACCGTGGGAGCTTTTTCCCCCACACCCCAACCCTCCTAGTCGTAACCCTAAAAACGAATAGGCCTGCCAAGACCATCATAGGGCACATGCTCTCACTAAGCTATGATATGGATGCTTTAATTTACGAACCCAATATGATaccatcatatatataaaatgattaaCCATAAAATTTTATGACTAATAATAATCCAACTTGAAACCAAATTTCATGTTTGATTCCTTGTAATAAGATGTTGGTGTGCGAAAACTTACCGACATAACTAATAGAATAGTTTCTTATGGTAGAGAATCAAGGTCCAGGACACAGGATCTTTGGCCTCTATCTGTGCTCCTGATATTAGATGTTGGCTTAAGATATTCCTCTATATGGTTTGAGATTTTCTGCtagaacaaatttttttatagttcAGACAGTAGAACTGAGCTATGaatgagcaaaaaaaaaataattaattggtAATTACTAAGCTTGTGGAATGCCAAAACAAGCTTTCTTCTAGTTTGCATATAGAAAGGTAGGAAAGGGATATGCTGCTGTCATGACAGGATTTTTGTTCTGTTCTCTGCAACAAATTCTCCTTGTCAGGATCCTATTTCCAAAAATTCAAGAGGCTTTCTTGTGGCTCCACGCAGAAATATATTGTTAGTATATTTTGGTCATGCTAAACAGGGCCTGGGGCATTTGTTAAGCATTTTCCTATTTATAATGTTAAATATTTCAATAGAAACATAATCTCCACGCCACACTTTTTCCAACACTATGTGTTATTGTCTTATATTGCCTAAAATTCAGTTCTACTGTTTTTCTATGAAACTATAATATACCACTTTTTGTACCTTTTATATGATTCTTACTACTTTAAATATGCACCAAACACTATCTTAACAGATCTATCATATTATCTTATCCTACTGAGTGGTATATTTATTGTTAGAGTACATTTTTATTGGACACAATACACTAAGGTTCTCTTTGAAGAAAATAAGTCATAAGTTAGTTGATATATAATAGCTAAAAGGCTGATAAGTTGCATTCAGCAGCATGGTGCTGCAGTGATCCAGATATTTTGGAAGAGGAAGCTGTCAAATTCTTTAAGAATATTTTATGCTGaaagatatataaattttaaatgaaaaacatttatatttaccATTACAATTTGCTCACAAACATGCATACAAATGCAAGGATACTTAATTTATAGTATAAAACATTTGAAAAGCACTAGACTGACAAGATCATAAACTTCTTATTTTCAGCGAGGTTTCAGCCGTGTATATGTAGCAGCAAACGCTTATTGGCAGCTCTTCACTTCAACATGCTTGTCTTGTGTGTCATACTCATACTGTCATCTGATATGAAGATATTCCTCGCCGAGTAGGAGACATGGACACATTTACAACTGTCTCAAAACTATGCACATCAAATGCACATCATTTACATTTTGAATGTCATAACCAGAGCTATGAGATTCAACGAAAAGATGGAAATTCAAAATATGTACTGCACATTGCACAAGGTAGGACTAGGAGGAGAGGACCATTGCAGTTCGTTTCTGTCTCTAGATACCGACGGTCTTGTTAAGTAGCCAAAGGCAAAGAGccaattgaataccaaaaatgGAGTGAAGCCAAGTTCTGTCAAGCATGAATCCATAAACTGTGATTCCTGCTCTATTGTTCTCCATATATGTCACTGCATTAAAAAAGCAAGTAATTCAGTACAAAGCAAAATTTGATTAATGTTTTGATATAAAAGAATACAAGTAATGAATTCATATATACCTAAAGCCTGTCTCTTATGGAAAGAGATAGTACGTGTGTAAATTGGAAGCATTTTGGTGTTATTCAATTCATCCTCTTCATCTCCTAGTTCATCGTCCGACGACGTTCCCCAACTAATATTGGCAGCCATAGCTTGTGCTGAAGCTTCATGTGCCACAGGTGTCTCACCATCAATGTTGTCAAAGGAGTTTACCGTGGCACATATATGCCACTTAGCAGCAAGTCCTGTGATAGATTGTGCTTTATGTGTGATCTTCGTCGCACTTCGTAAGAGTATGTATAGTCCACTAACAAGAGTGATGGAGACTAACTGCAAAACATTGAGAGCACACAAcctattaaaatatatttctagCGTGTAAATCAGCTTTTTAATCATTGAAGTTGTAAGGGTCGGTCCATTTAGTCCTCCAAATTTACGAAATGCAAATTTAGTCCCTTAAGTTGAACGAGATATTTTGGAGGAATGACTAAATTGATTGACGCTCTTTAATTCAAGGGATTGATTTGCTACTTCGAAAATCTGAGGGACTAAATtgctcaacccttacaattttAGGACCGAAATGACCATTGACTCATTTCAAACTAGACTTTTCTTAAAGGAAATAAGCATTACCCCGAGCTCTCCACCCCTGAGGACATCAACATCGGCATGTGGTTTTATAACcataagaagaaaaatgagCTGGCTTGCTGTCACCAAAAGGAGAGAAGACAAAATGAAAGCTCGAAAACGATGGCTAATGATGCGTagatttcttcttattttcagATGCTCCAACAAGATTGAGCCTACCTCAGTCTCTCTTTGAAAAACAGGAGCAAATTCATCCAGTCTTTGTATTTGAAGGTAGCCAATGAGTCGAAAGAGGACACATACTAAGAAGAAAATTGAGGTTCTATAAAGCCAAGAACATAGCTCTAATGTGCACATAATGATGCTGCTCACATATATATTACCATAATATGGTATTTGGGATGATCCTGAGACATACCACCATATCTTGTAGACACATTCAGCTATGAAACAGGGAAGTCCCCAAAGCAAGATGAGCTTCATTGTTCTCTGCATAATAGAAACAAATGTATTTTGTTCAACAAGAGATTTAAGTTATGATTTTCTATTTCAGATAAAGTGGTGTATCTTGTTAAATGATGTTCTTTAACCCCAAAAAAAGCAAAATAACTGAATATTGACCATATAATAACTATTACAACTCCTAACAATAAGAGAATGGAAAGAAAATATATCAGAATTTAGAACTACAATTGCAGAATGATCAATATTGTGTTCTCTTTTTCAAGTGCATATTTTGTAACCAACGGAACTCAATTCTCCGTTCCTACCCAATAGCACTTGGACGAGATTGTTTGGGTCTCTTCCAACTTAACCAGGGGTTTTGGTGTTCAAATCCAGCcatgaaaaaatatatgcaaTAGTGTTAAACTCATGAATGAGAGTTTTGCCGCCCACTATAGTCTTACTTGGCTCAAGGGATCAGTTTTGGGCAGAGGATACCCGGTttacccaaaagaaaaaaacttttttcctAGCACATATCATCTCTCTTTTTTGGTGAACCTATGAAACTCTGCATATCTGAACCAACATCCAGGAGTCGTCAGACATGAAATGCGACGCCTCTGTGGTAGAGATTCAAATCGCAATCCATCGAGAGATTAATCTCTTCCGCCAGACTCAACCAActgtttgtttcttttctcttaagcaaaaaaataaatataattaaccATATAATCAACACGATtactattattttcttttccaattTCCGCAGAAACGTCATATTGTGGCAATATTTCTCATATTTCCAATAACTTATTCATCAAATAGACAAAGAAGAAATAAGACAAACACGAAGCATGCATGACAAAATTCATCGTTCATCTCATTTATTTCTATGCATACAACAAAATTGAATCACAAGTAATCAAATAATTCGATGCAAGTGATTGTTGCTTCTCCTAAAGACGAATCATTCAGAAGAACCTGAATTCAATTCATGCCAGAAACAATTATTgatcagattttacttaccttCTCCCACCCTTCCCCGACAACCAATGATTAACACAAAAAATTCATACaattcatacaaaaaaaaacatcaaatataacaaaaaaacacaaacacaaacctTCATTTGATGAGCATAACCACGTTGAATCTTGAGACTTTCATCAGTAAGTTTATCAAGAAAAAGAAACCTACTAAAACCATATTTACGATCCCATTGAGAGAGACTAATAAAAGACAAAGTAGCAATAACAGATAAAGAAATCTGAACAGGAATATGGTACGGTCTACCATGATCAGCATCACACGTTGTTGAACAATCAAGAAGAAAGTGTGATAGAATTGGTACAACGTAAGCCAATGTAAAAAACACAGACCATGATATTCCAGCTTTGCTTAAATTTGATTGGTCCACGTATACCCATCTTAGATATGCTCTAAATCTTCTCAATTCTGTTCCATCTTGATATAATCCAGAATTTTCTTTGCCCATTGATAAAAAACTAGtctctctttcttcttccaTAGTTTCAATATTTCAAAATGTTTTATGTGAGGAATAAAACTATAGGTTTTATTTGATGTGAATATTTGATTACTAATCTAATGTTGTagatgcataaaaataaataaattatgcatCTAACTAAAGTATTGGGATCTAGATGTAAATGCAGGtgttgttttttgtgttttaaaaTTGTAGCAAAAAATTGTTGTAGCAAAGTTTTTGATTGATGGTTGGCACGAATGACACGACAACACTTTTTATAATGTTAGTAGAAATAATGTGATATTAGTTTAATGATTATGGTTGTCACGGTGATTTTAATTAATCACCGTTTGCCACGTCTATAATCGGATATCTGTCAAGTTGACTATATGAAGATTTGTTTTTGACGCTATGAACTCTGATCcaaatttgaattgaatttgacgaaagggaaaaagaaaaagttgaaaatgggaattaGTTCTAGCTGAAATTGAAATATGGTCCAACATAGATTGAGAAAAGTGGTAGGTAAATAGTTGAATTTCTTAATGTGATTATTAGTTCGATTTTTAACcgcatataaaaaaatatttattaagagAAGTCAATTCTTTAAATGGATCGCATCACCAGATCAATAGATAACATATCAGCATATCGTAACATCTGACATCAAAATAATGAGTATTTATTGTTCATCATGGCTTTGTAGTCGTTTTTCGACAGCCACTTAATGATATTGATTTGCTAGTCAATCAAGTGTTTTGGCACAGCGTTGGAGGTTATATATACTCCTCTCATGCAGAGGAGTCAAGTACATTCTACTCATTCTTAAAATCTTCTCTTCGCCCATTCACTGAGTGTCTGCAGGTATAAAACCTCCTACGATTCACTGAAAACGAAAGAAGAGCACCACCAGCGAGATCATCTCTGATCCAGGTACGATCAAAATCAATTCACTAGAAATCAACTTTTCAATAAAATACACtttaaatttgttttagaaGAATTGGCTAGAAGTCTACACATTTGTTTCTGGAAAAATTGACGAGAAGTCATTAAATCCTAGCTTAATGTCAAAATTATTTACTCGAAGGTAAACCTGATTCTTCTATTCGGTAGTTTTAAGACCtgtttgttataaatttttctaaaatagaTTCGTATAGTATTAAATAATTTCAtgtaaaatttttttacaaagaaactttttataaaagcttcaaagATGCCCTTAATAACCCTTTTATTTTGTCTGATTAAAACTAAAATGGCTAGAAAGGAGGGGCAACCGCGTGAAGTGAGTGGTCTATACAGCTGGAGGTTTCTCCGGTTTTGGTCTGTAAAATAAAATCAGAGCTATCGACAACTCACCAGTGCCAATTTTGGCGGGTTGTGTTCTTCAATCTGAGTATATTCAATACACACTCATCTCCATCAATgatcagaaaataaataaacttgttaacaaaaaaaataaaaatacaaacatttttttacaaCCACTTGTTTGtgaataatgaataataatTCAATTCTATGATATAATTAGTTCAACTATACCAAATATTACGTGAGCAATactattcttttaaaaaatttacgTGGCCAATATTGGTTGCTAGCTTTTAATGCTGAATAATATAGTTGATTGGTTCTTTAGGAAGACCCTTCGTGAATGCCAAGTGCCCTGTGTCTTTTTGATTCACGAGGCGTTCATATATTAGcttcttcttcaattttatatttcagaTTATATGGGATGATATCAGTGATCGTGTAGATGTggatcattaaaaaaaattatgtatagtTTTGATTGATTTTGAAAAAGGAATTTGAAATCTAACCCAAGTGATTTTCACAAAAAACATTTAAACACAAATattaatattcaattttgtacGATTTTcgaatttttcaaaatgaatTGCGGTTTTAATTTAGATTAGTTTAGATATGAATACATCAACTCTTGAAATCTCTGATATGAATTTTGGACTTAATTAAGCACACAGACAAACATTATTGTTTTATTGGCTATGATTAATTATCGATAATTATTCAAACGTGTGTTTAAGGCGGTTACATCTTAATGGTCTAATGATGAAGTATGCAAAGTAAATATCTGAGTTATCATATCTTAATGgtctaattttgttttataaaattacGATAAAAGCGGTAAAAGAATtacaaaataacaaagagaTACAAATGTTGGGattaaatttcattaatcaaatCCTTAATAGATGATGTAGCATGCTTTGTACTAGGCGCCTAAGCCCAACTCGACGTCGACTTCTGCCCATTTTTTCGTCGAGCTTGACCCAATATTTTCGATGGTCCAAGGTCACACATTCCTGCTCATCGGTCATAAATATATCAGACTGATTGACATTTACTGTCAATCATGGTTTTTCAGTTGTTATTCTGATAACCATTAACGTCTAGGCATGACAATGAGGCGGGGCGGGGACgagttttgccctccccaaacccaaacccataaagttcgggtttccccaaactcatcccaaattcaagcggggataaaaatgataaccacaaacccatacccaacggggatcagGTATCCCCACCGGGATTCAGGTATCtccattacgcctctttccacatgaatttagattatattttagtatttttttattaaaaaaaaattaaatgtccagaattattttctctcaacaatatttttttaaataaaaaaaaaatagagaaaatactcaaattaaaataaaaaataaatatatgaatgtaatttaagagattgtttaagcgtttctaatttaaaagatgtgaaatctaatttttagtataagcggggcgggttcggggtgagtatcaatgtacccattacccgcccaaactcatcttttgaaatcggggaaaacccaaacccgaacccaaacccagtcaactcgagtttttcccgtcaaagcgggtatgaTTTGGGTGGGTACCCGCAGATATGAGCtttattgtcatgcctattAACGTCGAAGCCACAAGACCCGCCTCATATTAATGGTCTTGGCTCCACATCTGAAGTAATCTTACTCTTACTCTGAAAAACCTTTCACTTCACGCAAATACTGAGTTAGCGTCAGAGTGTTTGTAGGTACAATCTCTCTCCCCTGTGTGAAGAGGCGTCCGCCGGCCAAAATCCTTCTGATAAGATAATAATCTATGAccttttataatataaaaagtcAAGTAAAAAGCGAGGCAATTTAACATGTGTTCATTTTTTAAATGGCGTTTAAGTGCTTCAATGAAATTAGTTAGACTTTTCTTGATAATTTATATTAGGAATAACTagaaaatgttgaaaaattgtTTTGCCATTCTAAAAAGGTCATTTATGAGAATCCTCAATGACGATGGAATGTTAATCCAAAAATTCTGTAGCGATCCTTTTAGATTTATCCAAAGAAACCCgaaaaacacaaaaagattTGGGGCATCGTGCCGCCTAGCTGTGATGCCCTTTTTTTATCAAACCAAATAGGGATCTTATATAAtggaaaattttcattttaatttctcAGATGTTTTAGTTTTCtctataaaattaaaactaaataaCGTAAAAAATCATTATTATCGATATGTAGGAGGAGATCTTTCAATTGAGAAGATCCCCATATCGACTTTTTTGAGAGAGTTAACTAAGTAAGTGGAATTTCGCTTAACTAAATTATGATTCACTTAGCAAATAAGCTTTCTACAATGTGAAGTAATTGGAAGTTGTGcaaattttctttaaaatagtCAATTTTTGCTTACTATAATTCGCTTGGAGGGGAaaatgttttgagggaattcgATTTATTTAAGAGAGTTGAccgagtgtgtttggatggagAAATGTTTTGAggaaatttaaattattttgtcaaaattttattgttttgatgattaatttgaaatttttttaaaatgatgaaaatttataaaatattttgtccaagttaaatttaagaaatttcTAAGGACACCAAAAAGTTAGgaatttgaaatttcttcctctaatatgtttcaatttttttaaaaattacaaattgaccaatatttttttttaaattgcaaATTGGTACCTAATGTTTTTCAAATAgatcctttaaattttttataattgcaaATTGGTCTCTATTTTGAAATTCTATATTTAATCCAAAACTTTTTCACATTTATAAAAGTGGCCTGAAATGTTCACAATAAAATCTTCTATTACTatatccaaacacatacatttGAAAATGAAGGTAATTCAAATACAATaacttaaattatttaaaattttaaatccTCTAAAACTTTTAATTACTTCATCCAAACACATTCATGAATTGTGCTTGCAAAATCCATCAATCATATTCTTCATGAAAAGAAAATTCTCAAATCTCTTGTAACCATATCATGGAATTATTTCCAATTTaagttattaataaataaaaatgaggagggatccgttgacttcAGGAGTAAGTCTttattgacttactccgcttaataactcgatatcgacattatatttcttcaatccaaccgttgaattcaacgatctcattgagtagataaattccacaaatttttataaaaattcaaaaaatgtagttatgtattcagactattgaaattcaatgatttttttaaaagtttgttgtacgttcaattgaagttatcagaaaaagtatcaaacggttttggatttttataaaaacttgtGGAGTTGAGCTACTCAATGAGATCGTTGAATTCAACagttgaaaaaatataatgtcaatatcgagttattaagcggagtaagtcaatgaaaACTTACTCCTAGAGTCAACGGATCACTCCTCgataaaaattatattctttataAAATGCGTCTTACTAACATTTAAGACtattatttctatattattAATAGTCTTAAATTAATgagaaacattttaaaaatggtTGAGAGAAACTTTTTAAATTAAGCAAGAGacctttttataattttatctattttatttttattatttaagtcATAATCACACAGAAATATCTTTCTCCTAAAAATCTACTACTACCGTGCCGGACCCTTTAATCACACAGAATATGCCTACGCGTTAAAACTGACTCTACTCGCCGGAATCCCAACTATAATAAAAACCCGCCAAACGACACAACTAACTAACGTTGCCTCTGTCGTTTCCACTTAAATAATATCCGACGACTCCAACAATACTCACCACCATGGCGGCGACGGCGATgttctcttcttctctctttctaACCACCCCTCTTAACAAATCACCATCTCAATTCCTTCGTCCTCTTTCATTTCGTCCACCACTTTCCAGGTTTGTAACAATCTCGGAACAATTTttagtcagactttacttacctctcTCTGGCCGCGGCCGCgggaactttttctttttatcgattcTACTTAatgtgttcatttttttttcttttcaggatTCGTGCATCTGTATTACAAGATAAAGAAGAGAAAGTTATTCTACAAGACACTTTCCCTTCCAAAACCTCTCCTTTGGATTCAGTTAATGGGAATTCAAGTAATGATAATACTCCATCTCCTAGTGCTTGGGAAAAAAGGGTTATCAAGGTTGAACAATCAGTCAATATCTTTCTCACGgtaattgttttgtttgttttaatctgatattcaattttgtttttgttctggtagcctagtgactagaaattccaGTGAATAAGTGGATGTCCGAGGTTCGAACCTCGGTTCCTATATAATATATgctgatgtccctaccaactgaactagCTTAAAGAGACAATCTGATATTCAATTTACCACTATAAAACACCGACACCTGAAATTAAGAGAATAacataattgaatgtaattatATGTGTCTGTATTGTATTGGTGTCTGGCACACCTGAGGAGTCTCTATGCTTCATagaattttatcatttttccaTAATTGATTATACAAGAAGGATCTCAATTTGTTGTTTATTAGGAGTATTGCTCATTTTCAGCTTTAATTGTTAATTTCAGGACTCTGTCATAAAGATACTTGATGCTTTGTACCGTGATAGAAATTATGCAAGGTTTTTTGTGCTTGAAACTATTGCTAGGGTCCCTTATTTTGGTAAGTGCTACTATATTTTTAATACTTATGGCTTTGAATTATTAATGTGTTAAACTCTGTGTAGAATTGTTTGTGTTAACTCAGAATTTGTATGAGTTTATGAGTTATGACTATGGACATCAAAATGAAATTGTGTTaacttgcttaaaaaaattgtttttgtgtAAACCCAAATAGatttgtatgtgttgaattGTGAGTTTGAGAACAATTGAATGAGTCTGTAACATAATGATTATTTTTCTCCATACCTGCCTAAATTTACAATGGTGAAGGGTTGCTCAAATTGCAACAGAAAGCTTTGTAGTGCACAAAAACATTAACCTCAAAGTTGTAGACCTCGACTCCGTAGATTTATGTAATGTCCCATGTGCAAAGGAGATGAACGACGCGTTATTCGGTTTCATTCTCATAGCTCCCAACACAAACAAAGTCATCGTTAGGATATAGAATAGTATATATTGGTTAAAGTAGTTAAGAGTTGTTATAGAAGTTAGTTATAGGGCCAttagtataaaatataaataggaGAATAAAATGTGGAGTTGATTATTATTGATCATTGTAAACATTTGTGAATAGAGTAGTAACTCTATTGTGAAAGGGAATTGGGAACTCTTGGAGGAGAGATTTCTCTCCTATTCATTCCTATTTCTTTACAAAAGCAATCTCTCTTTGGAATCCAATTGTTGGGTTCCTAACAGTCATGAACCAAAACATGAACAAATCCATTGTTGCAAGTTTGCAATGAATCCAACAAGTCAACAAGGTGAACGAATTCAACCCTAATGAGCTGAAATCTATCTCCACCGCGCTAAATCCATTTCCAATGCGGGGAACTTAGTTCCACAATTTTAAC
Coding sequences within it:
- the LOC123898386 gene encoding uncharacterized protein LOC123898386 — protein: MEEERETSFLSMGKENSGLYQDGTELRRFRAYLRWVYVDQSNLSKAGISWSVFFTLAYVVPILSHFLLDCSTTCDADHGRPYHIPVQISLSVIATLSFISLSQWDRKYGFSRFLFLDKLTDESLKIQRGYAHQMKRTMKLILLWGLPCFIAECVYKIWWYVSGSSQIPYYGNIYVSSIIMCTLELCSWLYRTSIFFLVCVLFRLIGYLQIQRLDEFAPVFQRETEVGSILLEHLKIRRNLRIISHRFRAFILSSLLLVTASQLIFLLMVIKPHADVDVLRGGELGLVSITLVSGLYILLRSATKITHKAQSITGLAAKWHICATVNSFDNIDGETPVAHEASAQAMAANISWGTSSDDELGDEEDELNNTKMLPIYTRTISFHKRQALVTYMENNRAGITVYGFMLDRTWLHSIFGIQLALCLWLLNKTVGI
- the LOC123898389 gene encoding RPM1-interacting protein 4-like, with product MSRSHVPKFGNWEADNIPYSACFESARREKAGFMMNPNDPMENPEAFNKVGKNVNEDEVKSSHTYSHKASSSSTEKGSHELLKNNSTRHLQRRRSRESKDSFKSEFGNEKSNVDHRSVINKTSQSDHKRSVSKGGSGNIGSFSSNHSRHGNRSNSFNNYVEHKATPIPEFGKWDVKDPKSGEGYTVMFSKIKEERKIVASRITDIRTPPHNNGSNIKNQYDESSFSLSKYCCCLSPRENK